A genomic region of Trichothermofontia sichuanensis B231 contains the following coding sequences:
- the dxs gene encoding 1-deoxy-D-xylulose-5-phosphate synthase, with translation MHLSELTHPNQLHGLSIGQLEQIARQIREKHLQTVAASGGHLGPGLGVVELTLGLYQTLDLDHDKVIWDVGHQAYPHKLITGRYNQFHTLRQKDGIAGYLKRSESRFDHFGAGHASTSISAALGMALARDLKGETFKVVAIIGDGALTGGMALEAINHAGHLPKTNLMVVLNDNEMSISPNVGAISRYLNKMRLSPPMQFLSDNLEEQFKHLPFVGSSLSPELERLKGGMKRLAVPKVGAVIEELGFTYMGPVDGHNLEELIATFQQAHQIHGPVLVHVATVKGKGYELAEKDQVGYHAQSPFNLATGKPLPSSKPKPPSYSKVFAHTLVKLAENDPRIIGITAAMATGTGLDKLQAKLPNQYIDVGIAEQHAVTLAAGMACEGMRPVVAIYSTFLQRAYDQVIHDVCIQKLPVFFCMDRAGIVGADGPTHQGLYDIPYLRCIPNMVLMAPKDEAELQQMIVTGVNYTDGPIALRYPRGNGFGVPLMEEGWEPLPIGKAEVLRHGDDILMVGYGSMVHPALQTAEILSEHGMQATVVNARFAKPLDTDLLLPLARRIGRVVTLEEGQLMGGFGSAVAEALLDADIQVPVLRLGVPDVLVDHAEPNESMALLGLTPSQMADRIRDRFPVKSPTPIALS, from the coding sequence ATGCATTTGAGTGAACTGACGCACCCCAACCAGTTGCATGGCTTATCGATCGGGCAACTGGAGCAAATTGCCCGGCAAATTCGGGAAAAACACCTCCAGACGGTTGCGGCCAGCGGGGGGCACCTAGGGCCAGGTCTGGGCGTGGTTGAACTCACCCTGGGCCTCTACCAAACGCTGGATCTTGACCATGACAAGGTGATTTGGGATGTGGGCCACCAAGCCTACCCCCATAAGTTAATTACGGGCCGCTATAACCAGTTCCATACCCTGCGGCAGAAGGATGGTATAGCGGGCTATCTCAAGCGATCGGAAAGTCGGTTCGACCACTTTGGGGCAGGGCACGCCTCGACCAGTATTTCCGCCGCCCTGGGGATGGCCCTCGCCCGCGATCTCAAGGGTGAAACCTTTAAGGTGGTCGCTATTATTGGCGATGGTGCTCTGACGGGAGGGATGGCCTTGGAGGCAATCAACCATGCCGGGCATTTACCCAAGACGAATCTGATGGTGGTGCTCAACGATAATGAGATGTCGATTTCCCCCAACGTCGGGGCGATCTCGCGCTACCTGAACAAGATGCGCCTGAGTCCACCGATGCAGTTCCTCAGCGACAACCTGGAGGAGCAGTTTAAACATTTGCCGTTTGTCGGGAGTTCCCTATCGCCGGAGTTGGAGCGGCTCAAGGGCGGTATGAAGCGGCTAGCAGTCCCCAAGGTTGGGGCAGTGATCGAGGAGTTGGGCTTCACTTACATGGGGCCGGTGGATGGTCACAATCTGGAGGAATTGATCGCTACTTTCCAACAGGCACACCAGATTCATGGTCCCGTCCTGGTCCATGTGGCCACGGTCAAGGGTAAGGGGTATGAGTTAGCGGAGAAGGATCAGGTGGGCTATCACGCCCAAAGCCCCTTTAACTTGGCTACCGGGAAGCCGCTACCGTCGAGCAAACCGAAGCCGCCTAGCTATTCCAAGGTATTCGCCCATACGCTGGTGAAGCTGGCGGAAAATGATCCGCGCATTATCGGCATTACGGCGGCGATGGCAACGGGCACAGGGCTGGATAAGTTGCAGGCCAAGTTGCCCAATCAGTACATCGATGTGGGGATTGCTGAGCAGCACGCGGTGACCCTGGCAGCGGGGATGGCCTGTGAGGGGATGCGTCCGGTGGTGGCGATCTACTCAACGTTCCTGCAACGGGCCTATGACCAGGTGATCCACGATGTCTGCATTCAGAAGCTGCCGGTCTTTTTCTGCATGGATCGGGCCGGGATTGTTGGGGCCGATGGTCCCACTCACCAAGGGTTGTACGACATTCCCTACCTGCGCTGTATCCCCAATATGGTGCTGATGGCTCCTAAGGATGAGGCGGAGTTGCAGCAGATGATTGTGACGGGGGTGAACTATACTGACGGCCCGATCGCCTTGCGCTATCCCCGTGGCAATGGCTTTGGGGTACCGCTAATGGAGGAAGGTTGGGAGCCGCTACCGATCGGCAAGGCAGAAGTCCTGCGGCATGGGGACGATATCCTGATGGTGGGCTATGGTTCGATGGTACATCCCGCCCTACAAACGGCGGAAATCCTGAGTGAACACGGGATGCAAGCAACAGTGGTCAATGCCCGCTTTGCCAAACCCCTAGATACCGACTTGTTGCTGCCCCTGGCGCGGCGCATTGGCCGGGTGGTAACCCTGGAGGAAGGCCAGCTCATGGGTGGCTTTGGCTCAGCGGTAGCGGAGGCGCTCCTGGATGCCGATATCCAGGTCCCGGTACTGCGGTTGGGAGTACCTGATGTGCTGGTGGACCATGCCGAACCGAATGAGTCGATGGCGCTCTTGGGCCTGACCCCCTCACAAATGGCCGATCGCATTCGCGATCGCTTCCCGGTTAAATCACCCACCCCGATCGCACTCTCCTAG
- a CDS encoding CHAT domain-containing protein, which yields MKYLLPVVLVFPIAGTLLLGVADAQPITPAQDGTGTIVRPVGDSSGETLRERFDIEGGKTSRDGANLFHSFQRFNLSKQQIANFLANPQLRNILARIVGGGASYIDGLIQISGGNPNLFLLNPAGIVFGPNASLNVPADFTAVTAHGIGFDQGWFTTIGSPEYAQLVGTPNQFAFTTVQPGAIVQAGNLTVSPGQNLRLFGGTIVNTGNLSAPGGEVTIAAVPGANLIRLSQPGHLLSLEMTPLAAQSAGLATPSLPELLTGGRVSGATGLAVMPDGRVQLQGSGVVVPTDAGTAIVAGPVNAASPQTVGGNINVFGQQVGLLGADLNASGTRGGTVRIGGDYRGLGAVPNAQFTYTDAHSHIRADALSKGDGGRVIVWADDTTRFYGQISAQGGPEGGNGGFVETSGKLGLDMTGARVDARAPQGQPGSWLLDPSDITISEGPTIPANLGPNFNPSGATANINAQQISDTLSQGTSVFITTAGGTGGQGNITVAAPIFKTALVDDSIYDDDNIPDDGNNIPGSEATLSLAADNNITVDRSIRSDYYPLNVRLSAPNGVIVINSAIETNGGSVVTQSRGLTAGAIDTSPIEYIPPPDLSPRVVPPQGFTTENAGNINLNVSTGNIRVETVRAEGLRGEGAGGNVSLQAPVGTVRVQSTVALDTFSPCFGTSICTSGTPAGRVSITHGGGIDNYDFVVGNATNNGTAGAIVSQGTLSPTASFPVLPTGGTAANTPSGITITSINSPPTLTVALTITGPVEGETYVFPASQLGLSATDPDGDRLSSDPGTFPAGGFLITALETGGTLQVQRSPLDAPVDVIPGQTRILPTDTLLYTPPPNTTGLEPGLRIAVQEVRNASFSPALNTVERPVRFLVSARPGPTEPTQPTQPTQPTQPTQPTQPTQPTEPTGPTGPTRPTGPTEGPPEIVQVRYPDLPTIKDSVVTIDTVVRPLEENFTRQFTDQLGQPMPPIRTRDEIQEILAQVERNEGIKPAIVYISFIPAALEGELPGVLQERRADDQLELVVVTREGPPIRKRLSTVRRSQVIEVAQEFRLLVAVPDEVTSTDYLPLAQQLYQWLIAPIAADLQAREINHLVFIPDVGLRSLPFAALHDGQQFLIERYSVGLMPTVSLADTRYKDVRDVSVLAMGLSQAVQGQQPLPATRSEIQAMLSLWPGRAYFDEDFTQATLIRARRKTPYGIVHLATHGDFSPGNIANSYIQFWDGRLPLDRVRQLGFNSPAVDLLVLSACRTALGNEQAELGFAGLAYQAGVKTAVASLWYVSDAATAGLMTNFYATLKEVPIKAEALRRSQVNMATGKIRVTPTGLAGVATVDSLPLPPASLMGITTPDFSHPYYWAAFTTIGTPW from the coding sequence ATGAAATACCTGCTGCCAGTTGTTCTTGTCTTTCCGATCGCGGGTACCCTATTGCTAGGGGTTGCCGATGCCCAGCCCATTACCCCCGCCCAGGATGGCACGGGGACGATTGTTCGCCCTGTGGGCGATTCTTCAGGGGAGACGCTGCGCGAACGCTTCGATATTGAAGGGGGTAAAACCTCCCGCGATGGAGCCAATCTGTTCCATAGTTTTCAACGCTTCAACCTCAGCAAACAGCAAATCGCCAATTTTTTAGCCAATCCCCAATTACGCAATATCCTCGCTCGGATTGTTGGGGGGGGGGCGTCTTACATTGATGGGTTGATTCAAATCAGTGGGGGCAATCCCAATCTCTTCCTCCTGAATCCAGCGGGGATTGTGTTTGGCCCGAATGCGTCGCTCAATGTACCGGCAGATTTTACCGCCGTTACTGCGCATGGCATTGGGTTTGACCAGGGCTGGTTCACGACGATCGGGTCGCCGGAGTATGCCCAACTGGTTGGGACCCCGAATCAATTTGCCTTCACAACGGTGCAGCCAGGCGCGATCGTTCAGGCTGGTAATCTCACGGTTTCTCCTGGTCAAAATTTGCGCCTGTTCGGGGGGACGATTGTCAACACCGGCAACCTATCGGCCCCTGGCGGGGAGGTCACGATCGCAGCGGTACCAGGGGCCAATCTGATTCGCCTCAGCCAGCCCGGACACCTGTTGAGCCTGGAAATGACTCCCCTGGCGGCCCAAAGTGCTGGGTTAGCCACCCCCTCCCTGCCAGAACTGCTGACTGGGGGAAGGGTAAGTGGGGCAACTGGGTTAGCCGTGATGCCAGACGGACGCGTACAACTACAGGGATCGGGGGTGGTCGTGCCAACGGATGCCGGAACCGCGATCGTGGCAGGGCCAGTCAACGCGGCATCCCCCCAAACCGTCGGTGGCAACATTAATGTCTTCGGTCAGCAAGTGGGCCTCCTGGGGGCGGATCTCAACGCGTCGGGCACGCGGGGAGGGACCGTGCGGATCGGGGGAGATTATCGGGGTCTGGGGGCTGTCCCCAATGCCCAATTCACCTATACCGATGCCCATAGCCACATCCGGGCTGATGCCCTCAGCAAGGGTGACGGCGGGCGGGTGATTGTCTGGGCCGATGACACCACCCGCTTTTATGGTCAGATTTCTGCGCAGGGGGGACCTGAAGGGGGTAATGGGGGATTCGTCGAGACCTCTGGCAAGTTGGGGTTAGATATGACCGGCGCAAGGGTAGACGCCCGCGCTCCCCAGGGTCAACCTGGCTCTTGGCTCCTGGACCCCAGCGATATCACGATTTCTGAGGGACCGACCATCCCTGCTAATCTGGGTCCTAATTTTAATCCCAGTGGGGCTACCGCCAATATCAATGCCCAACAAATTTCCGATACCCTGAGCCAGGGGACCAGTGTCTTCATTACCACGGCTGGCGGCACCGGGGGACAGGGAAATATTACGGTAGCGGCTCCAATCTTTAAAACGGCTTTGGTTGACGACAGTATTTATGATGATGACAACATCCCAGATGATGGTAACAACATCCCAGGTAGTGAAGCCACCTTGAGTTTGGCCGCTGATAACAACATCACCGTGGATCGGTCGATCCGGTCTGACTACTATCCTCTTAATGTCAGGTTGTCAGCCCCGAATGGTGTCATTGTGATCAACAGTGCGATCGAAACCAATGGTGGGAGTGTTGTTACGCAGAGTCGGGGGTTGACTGCCGGGGCGATCGATACCAGCCCGATCGAATATATCCCTCCCCCCGATCTCTCACCCAGAGTGGTACCGCCTCAGGGGTTTACGACGGAGAACGCTGGCAACATTAATCTCAATGTCAGCACCGGTAATATCCGGGTAGAAACTGTGCGGGCGGAAGGATTGAGGGGGGAGGGGGCTGGGGGCAATGTATCCCTTCAGGCTCCTGTCGGCACTGTACGTGTCCAGAGTACGGTGGCATTGGATACCTTCTCGCCCTGTTTTGGCACCAGTATCTGTACCAGTGGAACTCCCGCTGGCAGGGTGAGTATTACGCATGGGGGGGGGATCGATAATTATGACTTCGTAGTCGGGAATGCGACCAATAATGGCACGGCTGGGGCCATTGTCTCCCAGGGAACCCTGAGTCCGACGGCGAGCTTTCCCGTTCTACCGACAGGGGGTACAGCGGCGAATACACCGAGTGGGATTACGATTACTTCCATTAACAGTCCCCCCACTTTGACGGTCGCCCTAACGATTACAGGCCCGGTTGAAGGCGAAACGTATGTGTTCCCAGCTAGTCAGTTGGGGTTAAGTGCAACTGATCCTGACGGCGATCGCTTATCTTCTGATCCCGGTACGTTTCCCGCTGGCGGCTTTTTAATCACTGCCCTTGAGACAGGGGGAACCCTTCAGGTGCAGCGATCGCCGCTGGATGCGCCGGTCGATGTCATTCCTGGGCAAACCCGGATTTTGCCTACGGATACCCTGTTGTACACGCCACCCCCGAATACCACGGGGCTTGAGCCGGGGTTGAGGATTGCGGTCCAGGAAGTTCGCAATGCCAGCTTTTCGCCTGCACTCAATACGGTGGAACGACCTGTCCGCTTTCTGGTAAGCGCCAGACCAGGGCCAACAGAGCCAACGCAGCCAACGCAGCCAACGCAGCCAACGCAGCCAACGCAGCCAACGCAGCCAACGCAGCCAACAGAGCCAACGGGACCAACAGGGCCAACAAGGCCAACGGGACCAACTGAAGGACCACCCGAAATTGTTCAGGTCAGGTATCCTGACTTGCCGACGATCAAGGATTCTGTTGTCACGATCGATACGGTGGTGCGTCCCCTGGAGGAAAACTTCACCCGGCAGTTTACGGACCAGCTTGGGCAACCTATGCCGCCCATTCGCACGCGGGATGAGATTCAGGAAATCCTGGCACAGGTTGAACGCAATGAAGGGATTAAGCCTGCGATCGTTTATATCAGCTTTATCCCAGCAGCCCTAGAAGGTGAGCTTCCTGGCGTTCTGCAAGAGCGACGCGCTGATGATCAACTGGAATTGGTGGTGGTTACCCGTGAAGGACCGCCCATCCGCAAACGGTTGTCCACGGTGCGCCGCTCCCAGGTGATAGAAGTGGCGCAGGAGTTTCGGCTTCTAGTGGCGGTGCCGGATGAGGTGACGAGCACAGATTACCTGCCCCTGGCCCAACAACTCTATCAATGGTTAATTGCCCCGATCGCGGCTGATTTGCAGGCGCGGGAAATTAATCATTTGGTCTTTATCCCGGATGTGGGGTTGCGATCGTTACCCTTTGCCGCCTTGCACGATGGTCAGCAGTTTCTGATTGAACGTTATAGTGTGGGGCTGATGCCGACGGTGAGTTTGGCAGATACCCGCTACAAGGATGTGCGGGACGTTTCGGTGCTGGCAATGGGCTTATCCCAGGCTGTTCAGGGCCAGCAGCCCTTGCCCGCCACCCGCTCGGAAATCCAGGCCATGTTAAGTCTATGGCCGGGGCGGGCCTACTTTGATGAGGATTTCACCCAGGCAACTCTGATCCGGGCGCGTCGCAAGACTCCCTATGGAATCGTCCACCTGGCGACCCACGGTGATTTCAGTCCGGGTAATATCGCCAATTCCTATATTCAATTTTGGGATGGGCGCTTGCCTTTAGATCGAGTCCGACAGTTAGGCTTCAATTCACCTGCCGTCGATTTGCTTGTCTTGAGTGCCTGTCGTACAGCGTTGGGCAATGAACAGGCGGAGTTAGGATTTGCGGGCCTTGCCTATCAAGCGGGTGTCAAGACGGCTGTGGCGAGTCTCTGGTATGTCAGTGATGCCGCTACTGCTGGGCTAATGACCAATTTCTACGCCACCTTGAAGGAAGTCCCGATCAAAGCGGAGGCCCTCCGACGGAGCCAGGTGAATATGGCCACAGGTAAAATCCGGGTAACGCCAACTGGGTTAGCAGGTGTAGCAACTGTTGATTCCTTACCGCTACCCCCCGCTAGTTTGATGGGGATTACGACGCCGGACTTTTCCCATCCGTACTATTGGGCGGCCTTTACGACGATCGGTACCCCCTGGTAA